The region gcatgcctctgctcccagcctttgagaggcagaggcaggcgggtctctgtgagtttgaggccagcctgggctacaaagcgagtccaggacagccaaggctaacatggagaagctctgtcttgaaaaaccaaaaagccaaacaaacaaacaaaaacaaaacaaaaagaacaggatGCAGGACTTGGGCTGGGAGGCCAGGGGCGTCATCTGATATTCTGTCTTCCTCACTATTGTGCCCGTTTGGCTGCCTCTGACTGGTCCCCTGACGTCAGAAGGTGGATACTCTCTGTGTGACTGCAGAGAACAGCTCTTACTTTGGTTTTATGACCCCCGGATGACTTGCACATCCTGTCTGGGGAAAAGCCTCCCCCTACACAGGACCCTGTGGGAGCTGATGTTCTGAAGGATAGGAGTTGGGGTAGGGAGAGTGGTAGCTGTTTCAGCTCACAAGTGTCAATTACTATTAAATGTTCAAAGACTTTATGAGCTGCTTATTAAATAGCCAATTAAAAAAAGCTAAACCCACAACTGATTATATTGCATACAGGTAACAGGTATGCAAAGCAGACCATTTCCTGGTATTCCATGTTGGACTTATCTATGCCCTGAACATTCATAGGGCCTTCACTGTTTGCAGGCACATACCTGCAATAGTGTTTCTCTCAATGAACATACACAGCAATAAGATTGTAGTAGGACTGAAAATTTCCTGTCTCCTAGTGGCGCTGTCATAAAGTAGAGCATGGTGCATTTCCCATGTGTTTGTAGTGATGCTCATGGGAACAGACCTATTTGGATAGACAAATGCCATCTTGTTGCAATTGCCCAGTGCTCAGCGAGGCAGCATGCCAGCGATAGCATATAGGCGTGTCGTGTCATGGGCTTTCCCACCCACGAGACTGTACAAGTACACTGATGCTCACACATGAGGAAATGACCCAATGGTGTGTTTCTTGATGCCTTCCCCCATGTAATGATAAGAACATGTGATGTGCTGAGATATCCCCTCCTAATTGTTCGGTGATGTCACATTGATAGCTATTGGCAACTACTGAAAATTGGATACCCATCCCAATCTAGTATTAAACACTGATTTACCATCACCCTGCTGATCAAGAGCAGTCTGAAGAGCAAAAGGTAAGTCTGGAGGGGCTAGGggtacatgaagccctgggtctgaTACCCAGCaccaaagggaggaaagaaaaggcggacatggtggtgcacgcctgtagttccagcatGCTACCTATGGAtagaatttggggccagcctgggttacaggagactctccaaaaaaacaaatgaaaacttaaatGTGCGATTCTTTCTGCATACTTCCTGCTGTTTGGCACTGGACCTAAGATTTAGGGATAAGACACCTGGTTCTATGATTTAAGGCATTTGATAGTGTCCTCTTGTGCATGGAATGGATTTGTCATGTACTGgtacacaagaaaatgacaaggCTCAGTCTTGAACTATTCCCTAGAGATATTAGCAGTTAGGACCAAATCCTGGGCCCTGGCAACCTAAGAAGTCAGGCTCAGCcatctgttatttttttatttttatttttatttttcgagacaggggccatctgttatttatttatttgtttatttattatgtatacagtgctctgtctgcatgtacaactataagccagaagagggcaccagatctcatgctagatggttgtgagccaccatgtggttgatgggaattgaactcaggacctctggaagagcagtcagtgcttctaagctctgaactatctctccagccctcagctgcCTGTCTTTAACTGGTAGCTGAAAAAGTCCAGAAATAGTGcagagcagaaaaaagacattgCCCCACTGTGAGCAACAAAgagatccttttctttttcttccttccttccttcctttctttttttctattttggttttttgagacagggtttctctgtgtagccttggctgtcctggactcgctttgtagaccaggctggcctcaaatgcacaaagatgctcctgcctctgcctcctgagtgctgggattaaaggcgtgcaccaccacgcaggGGGATCAAAAAGATCCTGTTCAATAAAGACACCTTTAGTTAATCTTTGAGATGCTGAGATCTGCATAATTAAGCAGGACCAAGTGTCTGTGGTCACCTGGTccctaaataaaacaaaggagggACTTTCCTGGCCACATGGGACTTTGTGTTTTATCCTCACACAAGCCTCAGAATGGGCAACCTTTGTGGAgtgacacccccctcccccgcccttcaCATGTAAGGACATAAGCCGCTCACCTTCACTGCCTTGGTTCAGTCTCTCTTGCCAGGTGGTCAGAAGCGTGTGGAATTTCTTTTTAGGAGACAAGTTCCTTTTCTGGCTGGCACCAGGCTCCAGCCATCTCCATCCTTCTCCCAGCCTGAGATTCCtgggaaaatttaaattttgggGGAGCCATTATGTCAGCCGTCTGGACACCAAAGGGAGGCATTCCATCTCAGGAGTCGGAGATACGTCTTGGAGGAAGGCTTTGACTTTGAGCCTCAAAGAGGCACAGAGATTTGGTGATTCGGGTCCGTGGGCAATAACAGTCTTCCCTCCCAGGCAGATGCAAGTTAGGCAGGTGCAAGTCAAAGCCCACGAGATTATTTTCTCAAAGGACGCAGCTTTTCAAAAAGGAACTCTCCATGGCCAATGTCCCAAAAGGCCCTGCATGACCCCTGAGGACAGGAGAGACAGCATGGCTGACACCTCACTGAGTCACTGACGTTCTAGGTTCTTACACTGTGTAGCTGTGTGACTACCGTGTCATACTGCTCCGGGAGGGCAGCTGACGGCTGTCAGTTTCCTCTTGTTGTCTTAACCTCACCTTCCACTGCCACTTTATCtgtccattgctacttcatggaATGTCTTTCACATTCTAAGCAGCTGCCCTATTGCCTCTTCCTTGACCCAAGAGAAGTTAGGCTTTCTCTCAGCAGCCAGCTTGGAGAGagctgggaggaagaaggggtgACCTCTGGTGTAACCTCTCTCTTCAGCTTGGGGTGGCGTCAACATCTCCCTCAAGCTGATTCTGAGGGTCAGCCACAGATCCTCACAAACTCTCCTCTGGGCTGTTGAGCAAGGTCTGGGGTCACTGTTTCTTGAAGAGCAAGACTGGTTTGGCGGTAGTGTAGGGGAGAGCTCGCTATTGCTAGGTGAACACCAGGAAGTCACACACCACTGTGATGTGACTCTTTGCctctgggttggtgtccctcaaCTTCCCTCTGGAACATTCAGGTAGGGTCTTAGTCTTGCCCTGTGGAGGGCCTGACTCTTGATTTAACCCTGGTCTGGCTGTCACCAGGGATCTGGAGATGTGACCTCCTTTTAGACTAAAGGTCAAAGGTCACTTTCtcccaggaaattgggacaggtAGACTGGCCACTGGCAAGGTTTAAAGATGCTGGATTCCAGCTGGGGAGATGCATCAATGCACTTACCAAACAAAACTTGGtgacccgagttcaaatctccagaacctacataaaagccagaaacagTAGCACAAGTGTCTGTAATCATAGTGTACCCTTTCTAAGAgataggaggtagagacaggaaattCACTTGACGTGGGCCAAGTAGCAATACCCAGAAAGTACTGAATAGCAGAAGatatcctgcctcaaacaagatgACTGCTACATGCACGGACTTGCACATGaaacatactcacactcacacacacacacacaggtacacacacctaCAGTTATGCACACGCATGATGCTAGTTTCAAGGTTTAAAGGAATTAGGTCCGTCTTCTAGTGAGGAGGCATTTCTGACTCCCTGGGTGTCTTGAgtcaggaagggaaaggaaaaactcAAGTGTGGCTGCTGAAGGCACCCATTTAAAAGTCTTCTCCTGGCAGTGTTTACCTGAGGGATGTGACTCATCCTTGTGGACCAGTCTGGGTTATACATGGTCACAAAGCCAAGCCTACAAAATATATCAGTTAGAGTAAACAAGACTCGATCCTGGCAGGACTCAGCACCTTCCCCCTGCAGCCAACGCCCCAGGCCCCCTCTCCACTCTTTTCCCAGGTTGGCCCAAGAGCCTGCTTCCTAATTGTTCTCCATGAAGTAGCTAGGGGGAGTTTCCATAAGAACAGTTAAgctggtgtgatggtgtgggTGAGCCTGTAATCTTAGTACATTTGAGGTGAAAGGAGGagaatcaaggccagcctcagccacatggcaagttcaagaccagcctcagccacatggcaagttcaagaccagcctgagctacacgagaccctgtctcgaaacgaAAGACAGTCACGTTGCCTTGCTTGTACATTTACAATCTGCTGGTGGCTTCCTATGTATGTGGGATAGAAGCTAATTCCCTGCTCTTTATAAAGGCCCCACAGGCCTGGCCTGTCTTCCACTCTGacacccccccaaccccgcccagcaccatttgctgtACCCTAATCCTGTTGACCCTGAgaccatgtcatctgcttcttcACTCATTGTCACCTCTGCCACACCCTCGCCTGCATCCCCAGGACTCCTTGACTGCTTGTTTCAAGAGGCCACTCTCTCCTGTTCTAACATCTCCAGCGTCCTTAGCACCAAAGCATTTACAAGTCTGAAGTTCTCATTTATCTGTCATTCTTCAcctgaatattttgttttggtttttgatttttggttttttttcaagaccagggtttctctgtgtagccttggctgtcctggactcactttgtagaccaggctggcctcaaactcacacctctgcctctcaagtggtgggattacaggcgtgcgccaccacacctggcttttcaccTGAATATTACCAGGCTTGCAGGGTTCTCTGCGACCACCTTGGCCAGCAAGAAAGCAGTTTGGTTCAACACAACTAAGGAGCGGGTGTTGGACCAAACCTGGGGAATCTGACCCCAAGTGGTTTAATTTagccatatttaagcacagcataATTTGGTAAAAACTTTTCTAGTGATAATTAATCAATCCCatgtgcacaataaagcttaagacACAGCcaggggctagagatatggctcagaggttaagagcactgcttgctcttccaaaggtcctgagttcaattcccagcaaccatatggtagctcacaaccatccatgatgagatctagtgccctcctctggtgtacatagtaaataaataaatcttaaaaaaaaaaaaaaaaaagacatagccAGATggtcgtggtgcatgcctttaatgccagcagttggaaggcagaagcaggtggacttttttgagttcgaggccagccttgtctacaaagtgaattctaggagtcagagctgttacacagaaatcctgtctcacaaacaaacaacaacaaaaggcttaAGACATGACTACATTGCCAGGCTGGGAAgaacacctttaatgccagcactggaagtcatatctgtgtgagttcaagaccagcctggtcaacagtgagttctaggacaggcaaaaccctgtctcaaaaagaaaccaaataaataaataaaagaaaagaaaccctaacccaaacaaacaaacaaacaaaccaaaataaaaaaccaaaagccaggtatggtggcacatgcactgggggaggcaaagaaaggtggatttctgtgaatttgaggccagcttggtctacaaagtgagtccagggcagtcaaggccacacagagaaaccctgttgttggtctgatgtattttgaaaccaaataaataaataaataaaatttaaaattaagagacgggcagagggagagaaaggacatTACCACATTGAAACTCCTTATGTGATATCGCCCATGAAGATGGGTTCTGTAGAGTGATAAGCTCGAGTAAGGACCTAGGGGAGGAACAGATGTGATCTTGGCCACACATTATTGTAAAGGTCACTAAGCCTTTAAGCATGTCTCTCCCAGCCTTTGGGGCAGACAAGTCATAAGCATCCCTCCCTTTGAAGGGACAAGCCTGTGTGTTTAATGTTCCTGGTTCTCTCGTGCCTTCCACACAGCTTGACTGTCCTGAGTCGGTGAATGGCATACAGTCGGTACTCAATAAAATGGTTTTATGAGAGGTGGGTCAAATAGCTCATCAGGTAAGAGTTTCTTGCTGCAAAGCCTGGTGTCCTGACTCCTATCTCTGAaatctacatggtagaaggaaagaaccaactcctgtgaGTTGTTCTTTCACACAAATGTCCACAagcacaccccccacccccccacatgTCCCTCTctaccacacaaaataaatatgtacttGTTGATGGATGAGTGAGCAAATGTGTAAATGATAAGGCAACTCAGAgacttttattttggaaaatcttTAATTTAGGTGTGCCACCCTCCattgggagggagatggaggaggcagTGGAGTAGCACCTGTAATTCTGTGCTGTAGGCTTCACAGCATGGATCAGGGGGCGCTAGTTATGGCCGTTAGAAGTTGGCATCAGCCTGGGCGTCCTTCCATGCCTGGCGCACTGTGATCTTCACTTTGAAAGGGCTGATCAGGAAGACCACCTTGGGGTCACCCTCCAGGCAGGGCAGTGTCCCATCATCTGCCACATCCAGGTCAAACCTCTGCAGCAGGCAGGCCATGAAGAGGAAGAGCTCCTGCCGGGCCAGGACCTCTCCAACACAGGCGCGGGGACCAGCTCCAAAGGGCAAGTAGCTTAAGGAGGGTGTAATGAGATGGTTTCCTGTCGGATCTAAGAAGCGCTCTGGGGACAAAGGGAACCATCAGCCAGGGGCCAAGCTTTTGCTCAGGGGACCTTGACCTGCTTTTAGGACACAAGGATATTAAATAATCaggaaggatggggagagaggaagaagagtcaCCGGGAGAAAATGCCACCACTCAAGAGAAGAGGCACAGGTCTCCTGTGGGACAGATGCCGGCAGACCTCCCACAGAATCAATCAGAAGAGCGAGTTGGAAACCATAGCTGTGAAGAGTTTGGGGCAGTCTCCAGTAGAAGGGAACTGGCCTATGAAGATGCAGCCAAGAGGTTTCTAGTAGCAAGGTTAGTGGGCAGGAAGGAGTTCTGGCTTGGTGGAGCAGATTCCAGGctggctgtgtagcccaggggTTAGGATGGGACAAACGGGGACTCACCAGGCATGAACCGAGCTGGCTGGTCCCATTCCTTCTCGTTGTGATGCAGTGCCCACAGATTGACGACCACATGTGTGCCCTTGGGTATGGTAAACTCTCCAATGCTGACCCagacagggagaagaaaaaggaacattGTCTTTCCCTTCCTGCTCAGCCACACGTCTCCACTAGGTGGCACCCCCGAGGCCCTCTCATTCTCCCTTATCCtcagcttctggcttctgccagGATTCCATCTGGATCCAGCCTTATTCCCTGGTCAAACATTCGTGCTTGTCAGCACTCGGGTGTCTCggaagcgcgcgcgcgcgcaagcgcgcgcgtgtgtgtgtgtgtgttacagcttGGAACCCTGGGTACCCGGTCCTTTAGCCCAGACCCATGTCTCCAAGGGTAGCAGTAAGTTTGCAGGGCAGCCAGGACATCCGTGGGAGGCGGGTGCAGTGGTTAGGGGGACCAGGGAAGGATGGTTGACAGTAGTTGTCACCATCTGACTAGCAGCTAAGGGTGAGTGGAACACTGATGGGGGGCACTCCCATGGGACTAGCACCATTTAGTCAGTAGCTAAGCGCGGGTTGGCCATGGATGAGGAACAAAATAGGCTAGTTAACAGCTCCCTCCTGCGTGGGTGGTCTCGGCATACCTCGCGTCAGTGTTAGCCTTGTGGGGGATAAGCATAGGGGCCACAGGCCGGATGCGAAGCACTTCTCGGATGGTGGCCTCCAGCATGAGGAGGTGAGTCCGGTCATTGAAAGTTGGGGTGCGGCTGAAACCTATATTCTGGTCAATCTCCTTTTGGATCTTCTCCTTTACCTGAGGACCAGAATGAGGTCATATGATCATGTTGTTCAAGTTTAAGGAGACAGGCGCTTAGCTTTGCCCAGTGCTTACACCCAGAACAGCCTGCAAAGACTGTCCACGATgtctctgcagcccaggccttGTTTCTAGAAGACTGggcaactttattattattattattattattattattattattattattattattattactattactactactattatcatcattattgataaggtttctctgtgtagccttggctgtccacgGCTTGCTTtgaagaacaggctggcctcaaactcacagagatctgcctgcctctgcttctgctgggattaaaggcctgtgtcaccatgcacAGCTAAGACAGGGCAACTTTAACTCAGGAGGAGAATCAGCCGCTGCTTGTGCACCAGGCAGCTCGGACTCAGGCTATCCACAGAGAAGCCTCCAGGCATTGCGTCCCATGCCCCAGCAAGGAGGCTGGATGggttctatagaaagacaagagTGAGGAGACGCTCACCTCAGGATTGTGCAGCAGGAAAGCCACAATCCAACTCAGCACAGACACGGTGGTCTCTATGCCCGCCCCAAAGATGTCCGCCACCGTGGCGAGAATGTGCTGGTCTGAAAACACACTCGCGCCCTGGTCTTCGCTGGTGTTGTTATTGTCTGCGTTCATCTTGGCTTGTATCAGAATGTCGGTCAGGTTAGAGATGGAGTCACTGTTGAAATTCTCCTGGGGTGAGAGACAGGGATGAAGAGGGAGCCCCACCTCCAAAATCCCTGCCACGCTCCAGCCTATGCTAGACACAGCAGACTCCTTGTGCCTGAGGACAGAGAGGGCTGGGCAGGACCTGTGAGTTCTGTGTTCCTTCTAAGAACGGTTTCGACCTCTCACTTTTCCACTCGCATACATTAGAAGACCAGTTTCTAGTGATCACCTATTATGTGCCAGCCGCCTGACAGGTTCTGGAGATCTCAGTGTCCAAAAATGCACCCTAGGCCTGTTCACACGACACCTCCAACCTCATAGTCACCCCTGCTCCATCACTTACCTTGCGTTTTTCCAATATTTCAGTCAGTATTTCATCTCGGACTTTAACGCATCTCTTTATCATTTCCAAGGTTTTATTGGGGAAAatctaaaaacagaaagaaatgtcaaGCCCACCTATCCAACTAGGGAAATCCTTCCTCGGAGGCAGAAAGTCCCCACACTAGCCTTGACCTACAGCCAAGAAGGCCAGATGACTACAGAATGAGATTACCATGGCCAAAAAGGACAACTTGAAACAGTGGAGGACAGGGCAGACTCCTGTGCCCTTCCCCCATTCAATTCAACATCCGTCTCTGGTAGCTGTGCACCTTCCCTGACTCACACGACAGACTCCAGCCGGGTGGGGTGACtcatgcctatcatcccagcacttgaggcagaggcaggcagatctctgtgagttcgaggccagcctggtctaaaaatcgagtccaggacaactatgactattacacagagaaaccttgtcttgaaaaaccaaaaccaaaacaaacaaaattcaaagtctgctgggggtgggggtgggggatggtgcacacctttaatcccagcatttgggaggcataggtaggtggatctccgtgagtttgaggccagcctggactacagattgggttccaggacagccagagctgttacacagaggaaaccctgtcttgaaaaaccaaaaaaaaaaatcagttacataggcgatttgaggccagcctgcactataGGGCAGCCTGCCCTGACGCCAAAGAGGCAGAGCAGATGACTTGGGATGAGTTGGAAGAGAAAGATGGTCATGGAAACAGTAAGTATTGGAGACTCTGTCCCAGTGGGATCGGAAAGTGGGAGTGTGGCTTTCTTCTCACCGTCAACCAAGGAAATATGTCCACCAGGTTCTTGTCGCCCAGGCAGTCCAGGATGCCCTCTGTAAAAGTCTTTATGGCGGTCAGCTTTGGGTCCCTGTTCTCGTAAGAGATGCTGAAGCAGATGGCGCAGATGACGTTGATTATTGACATGAAGATAGGCTGGGACAGGTCGATGGACTCCTCATTGTGGGTGAGCAGCAAGTCACACAGTGAGCTGGCTTCCCGACATACTAAGGAGAGAGCCGATGACCACTAGATGGCAGCAGCCGCCTAAGAAATGGCTGGACCCATCCAACCCATCGTCCTTTCcagacccccacccacccctccagcCCTAGGTGCTAGGGCTAACTTCACACTCACtgatcttttccagtttctggtcGCCTTCCCTGAATAGGGCAAAGGTGCTGAGCACCAACTTCCGGTGCAGCTGCCAGTGGCTACCAGAGTCCGCGAAGGCGATGCCTTTTCCTTGGTCAGACAGCAGGCCTAGAgtcacctttggaagagcaggcaaggCTGTAGGCACCCCAGGCACCGCTGGGACTATGTGGGTGCCCCACATCCCTGCTTCACTCCTACTTAGGACTGCCCTAAGGTCTTTCCTACAGGTCCGTGAAGAGCAGAATagtgagaagacagaaggaacccCGAATTTGAATGCAAGAACCCTGGGGTTCAGTTCCTTAGTAGGCTGCTTTCTGGGCctctctgcttctatttctgaCCTGGAGAGGCAGCTATGAGTCGAGTGAGCTAGGCGTGCCTGGCCTAGGGGGACAGGGAGGCTCAGAAGTTTTCCAGAGAGTTCTCTTTGCCCCTGCCTGTAAGCTGCTAAAGCCACAGGATCTATGcgttttccttccctttcccactcCACTGCGGGCCTGTGCACTCAGCTTCACACCCATACTGGGAGACACCATATGTTTTATTCTCCCAAATGATAGGTCACAAGTATCTAAAGTCTCCCTCTTACATCCCTGACCCCcacatccccccaaaaaacccagcTGGCCAGCCTCTTTTATtcttactgggggggggggttgaatttttcttttcttttttctttttggtttgtttgtttgtttttggagacaaggtctccctctgTAGCACTGGCTATCCCAGAGctcagaccaggctagccttgaattcacagca is a window of Acomys russatus chromosome 5, mAcoRus1.1, whole genome shotgun sequence DNA encoding:
- the LOC127190103 gene encoding steroid 17-alpha-hydroxylase/17,20 lyase, with product MWELVGLLLLILAYFFWPKSKTPGARFPKSLPYLPLVGSLPFLPRGGHMHVNFFKLQEKYGPIYSLRLGTTTTVMVGHYKLAKEVLVKKGKEFSGRPLMVTLGLLSDQGKGIAFADSGSHWQLHRKLVLSTFALFREGDQKLEKIICREASSLCDLLLTHNEESIDLSQPIFMSIINVICAICFSISYENRDPKLTAIKTFTEGILDCLGDKNLVDIFPWLTIFPNKTLEMIKRCVKVRDEILTEILEKRKENFNSDSISNLTDILIQAKMNADNNNTSEDQGASVFSDQHILATVADIFGAGIETTVSVLSWIVAFLLHNPEVKEKIQKEIDQNIGFSRTPTFNDRTHLLMLEATIREVLRIRPVAPMLIPHKANTDASIGEFTIPKGTHVVVNLWALHHNEKEWDQPARFMPERFLDPTGNHLITPSLSYLPFGAGPRACVGEVLARQELFLFMACLLQRFDLDVADDGTLPCLEGDPKVVFLISPFKVKITVRQAWKDAQADANF